One part of the Cystobacter ferrugineus genome encodes these proteins:
- a CDS encoding HAD family hydrolase gives MTNAVIFDRDGVLAEFDLQGAHRELSGLLPFGLEQLGAHLRDWAPRAQAIIDAASERVFWDSFWAHLCQAHGLDEAVRGQLRRFEPRRTLRAFADARPALEQARRHGYRVGVLSNFTLLDLPGSLESLGLGELVDAALSAAVIGAAKPRPEAYQAMARALGVAPEACLFVDDRPECVEGARQVGMRAWLLDRRGKSTEMNRLRGLGELFDVSREAP, from the coding sequence GTGACGAACGCCGTCATCTTCGACCGGGATGGGGTGCTCGCCGAGTTCGATCTGCAGGGCGCGCACCGGGAGCTGAGCGGGCTGTTGCCCTTCGGGCTCGAGCAGCTCGGAGCCCATCTGCGTGACTGGGCGCCCCGGGCCCAGGCCATCATCGACGCCGCGAGCGAGCGCGTCTTCTGGGACTCCTTCTGGGCGCACCTGTGCCAGGCGCACGGCCTGGATGAAGCGGTGCGCGGCCAGCTCCGCCGCTTCGAGCCCCGCCGCACGCTGCGGGCCTTCGCGGACGCGCGCCCGGCGCTCGAACAGGCGCGCCGCCACGGCTACCGGGTGGGCGTGTTGTCCAACTTCACCCTGCTCGATCTGCCCGGCTCCCTGGAGTCGCTCGGGCTGGGGGAGCTGGTGGACGCGGCCCTATCGGCGGCGGTGATTGGCGCCGCCAAGCCCCGGCCCGAGGCCTACCAGGCCATGGCGCGCGCGCTCGGCGTGGCGCCCGAGGCGTGTCTGTTCGTCGATGACCGGCCGGAGTGTGTCGAGGGCGCGCGGCAGGTGGGCATGCGCGCGTGGTTGTTGGATCGACGGGGCAAGTCCACGGAGATGAACCGGCTGCGCGGCCTCGGCGAGCTGTTCGACGTCTCACGGGAGGCCCCATGA
- a CDS encoding class 1 isoprenoid biosynthesis enzyme has protein sequence MNKDLVALQYPQLFQGVFARRREVFVPLVEDARRSLHTLPVPEALRPFYDTVVRDNPQPSFMLLPLMFLAMAEASGGIQAVHRRFLPVLLLTMEICAIVDDTVDRTPMRSGRRTFALRFGEPSTTPFVGSLIALAAQEAARVEPHLLGATMNLFTELYALQIWERQHLYPNEALFARWLDNRYRENTLGVSFGLDTALRLNGRPPLPSRVVEAFGRIFQDVDDLVNIIEDRRAEGENDDVLMGAVTRPLLVTLENQPSLRTDVANLWRVCRVMTGASASAVHKTPAHLNPTIAKIYRPIHEAILDVGVRGTVRHVLADYRTTVMCSPPEFRPAIQEMTRTWVDRLRRCKGNELITEEEIRHSLGEDEPQEAA, from the coding sequence ATGAACAAGGATCTGGTCGCCCTGCAGTACCCCCAGCTCTTCCAGGGCGTGTTCGCCCGCCGGCGCGAGGTGTTCGTGCCCCTGGTGGAGGATGCCCGGCGCTCGCTGCACACCCTGCCCGTGCCCGAGGCGCTGCGGCCCTTCTACGACACGGTGGTGCGCGACAACCCCCAGCCGTCGTTCATGCTGTTGCCGCTCATGTTCCTGGCCATGGCGGAGGCCTCGGGGGGCATCCAGGCCGTGCATCGCCGCTTCCTGCCGGTGCTGCTGCTCACCATGGAGATCTGCGCCATCGTGGATGACACGGTGGACCGCACCCCCATGCGCTCGGGCCGGCGCACCTTCGCGCTGCGCTTCGGCGAGCCCAGCACCACGCCCTTCGTGGGCTCGTTGATCGCCCTGGCGGCCCAGGAGGCCGCGCGCGTCGAGCCGCACCTGCTCGGGGCCACGATGAACCTGTTCACCGAGCTGTACGCCCTGCAGATCTGGGAGCGCCAGCACCTCTATCCCAATGAGGCGCTGTTCGCGCGCTGGCTCGACAACCGCTACCGCGAGAACACGCTGGGGGTGTCCTTCGGGCTCGACACGGCGCTGCGGCTCAACGGACGGCCTCCCCTGCCCTCCCGCGTGGTGGAGGCCTTCGGGCGCATCTTCCAGGACGTGGATGACCTGGTGAACATCATCGAGGACCGGAGAGCCGAGGGAGAGAACGACGACGTGTTGATGGGCGCCGTGACGCGGCCCCTGCTCGTGACGCTCGAGAACCAGCCGAGCCTGCGCACCGACGTGGCGAACCTGTGGCGGGTATGCCGTGTCATGACGGGGGCCTCGGCGTCGGCGGTGCACAAGACGCCGGCGCACCTCAACCCCACCATCGCGAAGATCTACCGCCCCATCCACGAGGCCATTCTCGACGTGGGCGTGCGCGGCACCGTGCGGCACGTGCTGGCGGACTACCGCACCACCGTCATGTGCTCGCCCCCCGAGTTCCGCCCGGCCATCCAGGAGATGACCCGCACCTGGGTGGACCGGCTGCGGCGCTGCAAGGGCAACGAGCTCATCACCGAGGAGGAGATCCGCCACTCGCTCGGCGAGGACGAGCCCCAGGAGGCCGCGTGA
- a CDS encoding metal-dependent hydrolase — protein sequence MNPIVHAELSWLMSQGLPERRDRLLVTLAGLSPDLDGLSLLGGVEMYGRYHHVLSHGYVGALVVAAVCTAFARRRGAVALLSLAAFHLHLLCDLVGSGPGWPLYYFWPTSMREWFWEGQWDLASWQNSLIGMAATTACLACALRWRRTIVELFSVRWDAEVTRALRARFLGESS from the coding sequence ATGAATCCCATCGTCCACGCGGAATTGTCCTGGTTGATGTCACAGGGCCTGCCCGAGCGCCGTGACCGGCTCCTCGTCACCCTCGCGGGTCTCTCGCCCGATCTGGATGGGCTGTCGCTCCTGGGGGGAGTGGAGATGTATGGGCGCTACCACCACGTGCTCTCGCATGGCTATGTGGGGGCGCTCGTCGTGGCCGCGGTGTGCACGGCGTTCGCGCGGCGGCGCGGGGCCGTGGCGCTCCTGTCGCTCGCCGCCTTCCACCTGCATCTGTTGTGCGATCTGGTGGGCAGCGGCCCCGGCTGGCCCCTCTATTACTTCTGGCCCACGTCCATGCGGGAATGGTTCTGGGAGGGGCAGTGGGACCTGGCCTCCTGGCAGAACTCCCTCATCGGCATGGCGGCCACGACGGCGTGCCTGGCGTGCGCCTTGCGCTGGCGCCGCACCATCGTGGAGTTGTTCTCCGTGCGCTGGGACGCCGAGGTGACGCGCGCCCTGCGGGCCCGCTTTCTCGGCGAGTCCTCGTGA
- a CDS encoding aldo/keto reductase, whose product MVKLRKLGRSDIEISPIGLGCWQFSAGAGLVGGFWEALPPPIVEEIIDASLKGGINWFDTAEAYGNGRSEQALAAALTRLGKKPGDVVVATKWMPVARLASSIGATIGERLSALSPFGIDLHQIHQPYAFATVDAQAEQMAKLVQEGKIRTVGVSNFSAKKMRAMHAALARRGVPLVSNQMQYSLMDRRIESNGVLAAAKELGITIIAYSPLAQGLLSGKFHDDPSLIKSRVGPRKYLPSFRVKGLEKSRPLIEELKKIATAHGATPSQVALNWLCSFHGDTVVAIPGATKRRHAEENVGAMGFTLSADELRRIDELSQRYR is encoded by the coding sequence ATGGTGAAGCTGCGGAAACTGGGTCGTTCGGACATCGAGATCTCCCCCATTGGCCTGGGCTGCTGGCAGTTCTCCGCGGGCGCGGGTCTGGTGGGCGGCTTCTGGGAGGCCCTGCCCCCTCCGATCGTCGAGGAGATCATCGACGCCTCGCTCAAGGGAGGCATCAACTGGTTCGACACCGCCGAGGCCTATGGCAATGGCCGCTCGGAGCAGGCGCTCGCCGCCGCCCTGACGCGTCTGGGCAAGAAACCGGGTGACGTCGTCGTCGCGACCAAGTGGATGCCCGTGGCGCGGCTGGCCTCCAGCATCGGCGCGACGATTGGCGAGCGGCTCTCCGCGTTGAGCCCCTTCGGCATCGATCTGCATCAGATCCACCAGCCCTACGCGTTCGCCACGGTCGACGCCCAGGCCGAGCAGATGGCGAAGCTCGTGCAGGAGGGGAAGATCCGCACGGTGGGCGTGAGCAACTTCTCCGCGAAGAAGATGCGCGCGATGCACGCCGCGCTCGCCCGCCGGGGCGTGCCGCTCGTCTCCAACCAGATGCAGTACAGCCTGATGGACCGGAGGATCGAGTCCAACGGCGTGCTCGCCGCCGCCAAGGAGCTGGGCATCACGATCATCGCCTACTCGCCGCTGGCCCAGGGGCTCCTGTCGGGCAAGTTCCACGACGATCCCTCGCTCATCAAGAGCCGGGTGGGTCCGCGCAAGTACCTGCCGAGCTTCCGCGTCAAGGGGCTGGAGAAGAGCCGGCCGCTGATCGAGGAGCTCAAGAAGATCGCCACCGCGCACGGCGCCACCCCCTCGCAGGTGGCCCTCAACTGGCTGTGCTCCTTCCACGGCGACACGGTGGTCGCCATTCCAGGGGCCACCAAGCGGCGTCACGCCGAGGAGAACGTGGGCGCCATGGGGTTCACCCTGTCCGCGGACGAGCTGCGGCGCATCGACGAGCTGTCCCAGCGCTACCGCTGA
- a CDS encoding TIGR00730 family Rossman fold protein — protein sequence MTKSVCVFCGSAPGVHETHLSMASALGTLLADRQLQLVYGGARVGMMGAVADAALARGGRVVGVMPRGLERYEVAHRGLSELIWTEDLHERKRQMAERSDAFVVLPGGFGTLEEALEVISWKQMRMMDKPIVLLDTRGFFQPLVALAEAVAREGFAHARVETLFTVTSRLEEVLPALGLGDGE from the coding sequence ATGACGAAATCCGTTTGTGTCTTCTGCGGCTCCGCGCCAGGTGTGCATGAAACGCACCTGAGTATGGCCTCCGCCCTGGGAACCCTCCTGGCGGACCGGCAACTGCAACTGGTCTACGGCGGCGCCCGCGTCGGAATGATGGGCGCGGTCGCGGACGCGGCACTTGCCCGTGGGGGGAGGGTCGTCGGGGTGATGCCTCGGGGACTGGAGCGCTACGAGGTGGCCCACCGGGGCTTGAGCGAGCTCATCTGGACGGAGGATCTCCACGAGCGCAAACGCCAGATGGCGGAGCGCTCGGATGCCTTCGTGGTGCTGCCGGGGGGCTTTGGCACCCTGGAGGAGGCGCTCGAGGTCATCAGCTGGAAGCAGATGCGGATGATGGACAAGCCCATCGTACTGCTGGACACCCGGGGCTTCTTCCAGCCCCTGGTCGCCCTGGCCGAGGCGGTGGCGCGAGAGGGCTTCGCGCACGCGCGCGTCGAGACACTGTTCACGGTGACGTCCCGGCTGGAGGAAGTCCTCCCCGCGCTCGGGTTGGGAGACGGCGAATGA